The nucleotide window GATTACTATGACATGGTAAAAAATATTGAGGGATTCAGTGGAACCTCAGGTTACGTTGTTTTTgaacatgtcgtggtgtagtgggatGGGTGTGTGCTTAGGAGTATCAAGTGAAAGGGCTCGAATCCTCCTTATGTCTCGATTTTCTCCAATAGATATACATACACACTAAAAAAGAAGTACCCAGCGGTGCTCTGATCTAgctgtctggctctctctctctctctctctctctctctctctctctctctctctctctctcttctctctctctctctctctctctctctctctctctctctctctctctctctctctctctctctctctctttctctccttctctctctctctgtcttttccCATATCTCTCCCTCGTTAATAGATAAGGACAGACGTGTTTCAACATAACATTACTGCTAATGGACTCTTAATGCTATTCAAAATTGTAACAAAGTTGTAATAGGTTCAACATTCAACCCACAATCAGCGTCCTGAAATACATTGTACTTCCTTTCATTTATTCTTTAATAAAAATAAAGGAACCTTTTTGCAACGTTCATATGTTACTCAAATAAGATTTGTCAATAACAGTTCAGTGTTAAATAATACGAATCTCGTCTATTAAATAACAAATTTTGACAGTGAAGGAAAAGTTCCAGTATATGTATTcacagcaccttgagaaaggatgtaggttGCATCCGAAAATTTGATTTAAATTCAATTAAATTGAATTCAATTGAGAGAATCGACTTGTGAGAATGTGACAATTGTGagaatcgacaatcgacttgagaatggtccaggacggaccgaaacgtcgtcgtcccttcactttctagtgtgtggtctggtcaacatatttcagccacattattgtgactcctcgtctgcattgaaggttatcttgaggttcttatcttgagatgatttcggggctttagtgtccccgcggcccggtcctcgaccaggcctcatcccccaggaagcagcccgtgacagctgactaacacccaggtacctattttactgctaggtaacaggggcatagggtgaaagaaactctgcccattgtttctcgccggcgcctgggatcgaacccaggatcacaagtccagcgtgctgtccgctcggccgaccggctccgagctCCTGAAGAGTAAGTCTATTAAAGGAGTGAGTCCAGGTGCTGAAACATGCCCTACTAACACATACATTCATGTACTCATTTTAGTCGTCTTTCAAATGTGAATCAGTGTGAATGTGTGTACTCATAATGGGAATGATCATCAGCTTCAAATATTAAAAACGTATCCCGGTGAACCATCAATCATATGAAGTTGAAAACAGGATTTCTAGTTTTGGAAGCTCTGCTTGCAATTCTGACAGTTTttggcgtgcgcgtgtgtgtgtgttagctaaAAAAATAAAATTTGAAATAATACTATTTTTATTAATCAGGAATTTACGTGAGGATTATCTTGTTATTATTAGTTAATACAGttcttatataaatttataataagatATAAATCAATGTTATTTATTAACAAAATTACTATATTAGTTTAATCTATAATGACCCAAAACAGAATATATTTCATGAAGTGCTTCATGCTTTAATTttacaaattacagtaatacGATGATAAAAATCACGTTATTCCGATTTCATTGTGTATTTAtttcatatacatacatataatatgcCTTAAATTTTCCCCTGATCCTCGCAGATCTGTTGGATTTAGACATTCTGATTGCATTGTGATATAAAGTGTCGTTTGAGTCACTGTTTGAACAGTGCAAGTGTAGGTGTATTTCGAGGGCAGGGAGtcagttttgttttgttttgagatatatacaagacttgttacattcttgtacagccactaggggcctcgtagcctggtggatagcgcgcaggactcgtaattctgtggcgcgggttcgattcccgcacgaggcagaaacaaatgggcaaagtttctttcaccctaagtgcccctgttacctagcagtaaataggtacctgggagttagtcagctgtcatgggctgcttcctggggtgtgtgtgtgtggtgtggggaaaaaaaaatagtagttagtaaacagttgattgacagttgagaggcgggccgaaagagcaaagctcaacccccgtaaaaacacaattagtaaacactagtacgcgtagcgtttcgggcaggtccctggaatacgatccccgccgcgaagaatcgttgttacaaccaagtacccattttactgttgagttaaacagaggctacagttaaggatttgcgcccagtaaatcctccccggccaggatacgaacccatgacaaatcgctcgcggaacgccaggcgagtgtcttaccactgcaccacggagttcGTTCCATACACGACAGTCACTTGAGTGAACCAAGTGTTTAGACTATGTAGAGGAGATGAGGGGGAGGGATGAGTATTTTAGGTGATGCTTAGCGATTTATCCCGTCTTATATATCAGTAACGAGTAAACTAAGTTTTTTAAACGCTATTATAGAGTGAAAAATTATTGTTTAATGGGGTCAGATAAATTAAGTAGATGATGCTAGGTACAGTGTGCTCCCAACCTGTTTTTTTTAATTATACTACTTTTATAACCGTATGTGGAATCTCAAAACAAATTTAAACATTAAAAGTATGTGTAATTATAGAATAGAAAGTGATGGGTGACAGGAATTTAGAATTAAACAGGAACAATTTTCTCTTGATTTGAAAGGAAGAGAAAGCACAATGTGAAGGTTTTTGCCGATAAGTTTGTCAAATAACTTCTAGCTCAATTGGTCGTCAGTTGGGCACCTAGGAATAGGTGTGAGGTCGGTCTAGTTACAGCTGTCTCCTTAATTGTTTAGTTACTCCTCGATAAACTGCTCTTGCATCTGCGCAGTGTCCTGCTAATATTAAGGGGAAACAATTTGCAATAAACAATCTATTTAGAGTTTCTCTAATTCTGTATTTAATGTGTTCCTAAGGGTGCCAGAGTCTTAACTGTGATATATAAAGGTGTGTCATCACGTAAGTGTTGacacaccacagccacagccacagccacagacacagccacagccacagccacagacacagccacagccacagccacagacacagccacagccacagccacagccacagacGGAAATATCATTCATGTACAGACGTGGTGTGATGATATTGTTAACACAGGAAGTCATTTGATAGTTATATGGTCTCTGGTGATGAGGGTTTAACGTTGGTATATATTTAATGACTCAGATATTCATAAGTAGGGCTGATATTAATAGTCCATAACTCCCAGTAATACTTCGTCACATAATACTCTGAAAATATGTATTTGCATTGCAAGTTTGTAGCTCAACTCCGGTACGAAATCAATGCGTCACATTACTAAGTGAGACTGAGAAATGTTACAAATTTAGCTTCCATCAGCATTTGACCTTTAAACTTTATTGACAGATGAGAACATTCCTTTTATATTTCAGACTGACCTTActgaaaatagagaatgctttacCAGGGCTTGACACTAACTTTCAGGCACCTGGAACGTTAAAATACTTGAGTAAGGTTCTCTAGAATCCAAAAATACTGCTGTATTAACAATTTACAATCGTTAAAACTGAagataactgaaaaatcaataaaAAAATGAATAACATATATTGAGCcttgggagggagccggtcggctgagcggacagcacgctggacttgtgtgttcctgggttcgatcccaggcgccggcgagaaacaatgggcagagtttctttcaccctatgcccctgttacctaacagtaaaataggtacctgggtgttagctgtcacgggctgcttcctgggggtggaggcctggtcgaggaccgggccgtggggacactaaaaagccccgaaatcatctcaagataacctcaagatagcctctgAACAGACCTGGTCTGAAAATAATCTTAGAAGATACAGAAGATACTTCTGCATCATATATCCATCTTGCTAAGCAACACACACGACCTCTGTATTTACATATTCTCGGTATTTATACCACTCAGACGCCCTAGAACGAGTCTAAGAAGGGTAACAGTTCACCTCTGCTACTTAACACTTGTTGTATGTAGACTATAACGACCTTTAAAGGGAGGAAATTCAAAACACTATTCTACGTTCTGCTCTCGTGCACTGTAAACTGGCCAGAGCACGACGctaacataaaataaaatataaaatacatgTCAACATTCATCAACTACAAACTACTTCTGTAAACAACCGTCCGGTTGAATCACCCAGTCACTCCTCTGGCTTCTTCACCGTCATGCCGGAGAAGAGGCGGCCACCCAACTCTCTCCTAACAATGGCTTTATGTTAATAtgtcaaattaaaatatataccGGGTCACTGAGGAAAATTGTCCTCGCGGTAAACTTGTGAAAATCTTTTTGCATATTATAACAGGTTCAGACATTATATCACAATaacgatcaaccaggctgtgactcatacgtcaggctgcgagcagccgcgtccaacagcctggttgatcagtccggcaaccaagaggcctggtcgacgaccgggccgcggggacgctaagccccggaagcacctcaaggtaacctcaaggtaacgtggCTGGAAAATCAGCTATTCAACATACCCATCTGAAAATAACAGGAGTAAAGACGTTTGACATACGACACATTCACAATACAGCTCAGGTGATATATTTATAAACTTAATTTACTCACAGGCAGACAGAGCCATGGAAACACTTCAGCCTCAATTCGTATTTTCCAAACACACAATTTTATTATTCTGACAAAAATCAGGCTGCATGATATTAGAAATACTCACGTTTAATCACTTTTTTAGTATTTTTTAAAAGCATAAACAATTAATTACAGAAAAACTCGGACGTGGAGTTTCGACACAATATCAATAAGTCTCCTTTACTGCATAAAGTTGGTGagtaaaaacgaaataaaaaatgTGATGTATTTGAGAAAAAAACAATTGATTGAAAATTTTCAATTAATGTTTGGTTCACAATTAGTTAATGAAACATTCTGGCAGCATAGTGCTTTATTGAAATAAAGGCGCGTATTGCAAGTGAAAATGGAAGAAAAGAGATAGAGATAAAGAGAaatagagagaacgagagagagagagagaaagagataaaagaaagagataaaagaaagagagagagagagagagagagagagagagagagagagagagagagagagagagagagagagagagagagagagagagagagagagagagagagagagagagagagagagagagagagagagagagagagagagagagagagagagagagagagagagagagagagagagagagagagagagagagagagagagagagagagagagagagagagagagagagagagagagagagagagagagagagagagagagagagaagagagagagagagaagagagagagagagagagagagagagagagagagagagagagagagagagagagagagagagagagagagagagagagagagagagagagagagagagagagagagagagagagaagagagagagagaaaggaaagaaagagagagataaaagaaataaagagagagataaaagaaagaaagagagagataaaagaaagaaagagagagaaagagaaagagaaacagagacagtgATAATAATGAAGTATTCATGATATTCATTGGAAGGAAGACTTATGTCATCATAAGAGAGACAGGAGGAGAATGCCTAAAAGAAGaaatgaagcagagagagagattgaggggtgGAGAGGGGCTCATAACTTGTCTTAGGAGCAGCGAACAAAAGAAGAGAAGAAGGTTGGAATTAacggagagagaggagaagtAAAAGAGACGAAACGCTCAGAAAAGCAGGGAAAGAATAAGATAAAAAGTAGGATCTTAAGAGATGgaggaaagaaaggaataatgggaaaaaaggaaggagggaaagagggaaagatGGATGTTGGGAAGAAATGTAGAAAAGACGGAGTATTGTGGGGTCATTAATTCAGGGTTAGATTGTGATTGTGGACGAAAGTAAAGGGGGTAGGGAGAATATATGAAAGGAAAAGAAAATGCAGAAGAAGCAAGAAGTTTGGAATTGAGTATCGAATAACTTGTGACAGTGGCTTGTGAGCTCTGCATGGTGACGCCAGAGCTCAGAACAGCGTGTGACAGTGGCTTGTGAGCCCTGCATGGTGGCGCCAAAGCTCAGAACAGCTTGTGAGAGTGTTTGTGAGCGCTGTATGGTGACTCCAGAGCTCAGAACAGCTTGTGAGAGTGTTTGTGAGCCCTGCATGGTGACCCCAGAGCTCAGAACAGCTTGTATGAATGTTTGTGAGCGCTGTATGGTGACCCCAGAGCTCAGAACAGCTTGTGAGAGTGTTTGTGAGCGCTGTATGGTGACCCCAGAGCTCAGAACAGCTTGTGAGAATGTTTGTGAGCGCTGTATGGTGACCCCAGAGCTCAGAACAGCTTGTGAGAATGTTTGTGAGCCCTGCATGGTGACCCCAGAGCTCAGAATAGCGTGTGACAGTGGCTTGTGAGCCCTGAATGGTGACCCCAGAGCTCAGAACAGCTTGTGAGAGTGACTTGTGAGCCCTGCATGGTGACGCCAGAGCTCAGAACAGCGTGTGACAGTGGCTTGTGAGCTCTGCATGGTGACCCCAGAGCTCAGAACAGCTTGTGAGAATGTTTGTGAGCTCTGCATGGTGACGCCAGAGCTCAGAACAGCTTGTGAGAGTGTTTGTGAGCGCTGTATGGTGACTCCAGAGCTCAGAACAGCTTGTGAGAATGTTTGTGAGCTCTGCATGGTGACCCCAGAGCTCAGAACAGCTTGTGAGAATGTTTGTGAGCTCTGCATGGTGACCCCAGAGCTCAGAACAGCTCGTGAGAGTGTTTGTGAGCGCTGTATGGTGACCCCAGAGCTCAGAACAGCTTGTGAGAGTGTTTGTGAGCCCTGAATGGTGACCCCAGAGCTCAGAACAGCTTGTGAGAGTGTTTGTGAGCGCTGTATGGTGACCCCAGAGCTCAGAACAGCTTGTGAGAGTGTTTGTGAGCCCTGAATGGTGACACCAGAGCTCAGAACAGCTTGTGAGAGTGTTTGTGAGCGCTGTATGGTGACCCCAGAGCTCAGAACAGCTTGTGAGAGTGTGAGCCCTGCATAGTGACCAAGGAGTCAGATATTGCCTCAGGCTCCACCATGAACATATTACAGTCTAACCCGACCTGAGTCGCTCACTGTTTAAATCACCATCAATACTTTCAATACTTTAttaataaccaccatcatcatcacaaccaccattatcaccattcACCCTTgtcattatcaccatcaccgtGAGTGATGGTGAGCAGCTTAGAAACAAACAAACCCTTCTCCTCTAACGGGAGAGTGAATCTCCTCTTATACacgaaaaacatctgttttcttcCTCTACAAGTGCCTCATCTTGTCTCACCTGATTGTGAGGTCCCTTGCCTCACGACCAGGTGTTCCATGAGACATGTATCCTTCCCTATGTCTCAGACAGGTGTTCCATGGGACACGTGTCGTACCGTGTGTAACCTCCCCTTTCTCATTAAACCCTTGGCATGACGCCAAGGGTTTAATGAGAAAGGGAAGGTTCAAACCGGCTCAAATATTTTCAGAGGATTCACTATATACTCACTATCGGATTCAGAGTTAGATTGTATTGAGAGTTTGTGTTGAGATTCGTGATAAATTCAtgcatttttttggttttatattcattaaatattagtttttcaaatttgtGATTAAATGAGGGGGACATAGAACTTGATATATATTTCAGGAAATGTTTTCTATATATTCAAATTCAGGTTTTCTATTATACGGTCAGGCGAGATGTGAACATAGAACGATAACACAAACGCCAGATAA belongs to Procambarus clarkii isolate CNS0578487 chromosome 74, FALCON_Pclarkii_2.0, whole genome shotgun sequence and includes:
- the LOC138356824 gene encoding uncharacterized protein, whose product is MRAGIMTEILEEVIKRTGLTLSQAVLSSGVTIQRSQTLSQAVLSSGVTIQGSQTLSQAVLSSGVTIQRSQTLSQAVLSSGVTIQGSQTLSQAVLSSGVTIQRSQTLSRAVLSSGVTMQSSQTFSQAVLSSGVTMQSSQTFSQAVLSSGVTIQRSQTLSQAVLSSGVTMQSSQTFSQAVLSSGVTMQSSQATVTRCSELWRHHAGLTSHSHKLF